The Musa acuminata AAA Group cultivar baxijiao chromosome BXJ3-6, Cavendish_Baxijiao_AAA, whole genome shotgun sequence region GAGGTCATAAAAAATGCATCAATCATATTCCCTGCCACTCACAAGATATAACCGGAAAAAGAACACAAGAACCGATGGCCACCTGAACTCCACGTTAACCTGAGATCATGCGCGCATAAATATTCATGTGTTTACATAGAAACCAGTCAAACTAAACCATTGAAAAGGTAAAGAGACAACAACATATCATAGGGTCTCGGGCCCATGATAGAAATCTGACAGCTGAAAGGTCATATACGCAGTGATACTAGAGCTAATAGCAACAATCCCTCCTATAGTTTGCATCAGTGATGAGCATACATGGGAGCAGAATCATACTGGCCACCGTATCCAGGTTGAGGTGAGACACTTTTGGTATAGCCAGGCTGACTACCATATCCAGATTGAGGTGCAACAGATTGATCATAATAGCCAGATGGGTTTGATGGCTGCTGGGCTGGAGCACCGTAACCTGCACCTGGAATGGCATTCCCGTATGCTGCATCAGCAGAACCACCATGGTATCCATAATTCACATTACCTGAGGCAGGATCACCATAACCCTGCTGAGCTGATGCGTACTGCCCATAACCGGCAGGCTGTGAAGTTGACTGAGTGTACGCAGCCACTGGCTGTCCACCTTGGCCATAGCCAGGTGCAGCTGCTTGCCCACCATGCTGGGTGTAAGCTGCCGATGGCGGTTGGGCGTACCCATCCATAGCACCAGATGCTGGCCCATAAGTCTGGTTGTAGGATGGTGCTGGTTGAGAAGGTGGGTTGGAACCATATGGATATTGCTGAGTCAGAGTGCCAGGTCCATAGGATGATGGTGCTTGGCCCTGATAAGTTGAGTCCCCTGATTGACTTGCTCTTGGGGCCACACCATAAGATGGTGGCGCATCCTGAGGAGGGGGTGCACCATAGGATGGAGGCACCTCCTGAGGAGGCACACCATAAGTGGGTTTGATGTATGATTGTTGCTGACCGAAACCAGATTGGGGAGCAGTTCCTTGGCCATAGACACCTGGCTGTGAACTCATTGTCTGCTGACCATAGAACTGCTGGCTTGGTGCTTGGCTATCATACCTGGGCTCGTGATATCCCTGACCATAGTTTTGTTGAGTGGGAGCAGGTTGTCCATAAGGAGTTGGATGCCCATAGTTTGGACCTTGTGACTGTCCATAACTCACAGGTGCTTGAGATGGGCCAGACATGGGATTATGCATTGCCGCTTGGCTTCCAGCACTCGGGCCACCTTGACCGTAATAATCATATCCACCAGTTGAAGTGTTATGAACAGACCTCTGATCCCAACCTGTATTGCTAAAGCCGCCGCGTGGAGCGGGCTGCTGAGAGTAGCCACCATAAGGCTGAGGATACTGTGTTGTCTGAGTTGGTGGATACGTACCTCTTTGCTGGTGCTCATAGCCCATGGCTGGTTGTGTGGGAGCTGTTGCTCGGGCTCCCCAATGGGGCATGCCAGTAGACCCACGAGGACGATAGTTTTGTTGGCTGTAAcccgagagaggtgatggtctagGTGTCTGCCAATATCAAATTTTCagttaaaataaataaacaatcTCGACCAATGCTGATAACAAATTGCCAGATCACAAAGTCCCAACTAGCCAGAAACAACATATTAAGAAACTGTTCAAAGTACAAAAAGAAATCAACCACTTCACTATATCATTCTCAACAAGTGATGCGAAAAATCAAACACAATGTGAATCAATTTTAAAACAGAAATAAAAATAACACAGGTAACTTTGTTAAACAAATAGAACAAGTGTAGATATACTCGCAAAAGCAATACTACTTAACAAGAGATGGAAAATTGGAGATTCATGTAAATAAAATAACAGACAAGCTGAAACATTAAGctgaaaaacatacatcatttaatGCACAAATAAACTCCTAGCCAGAATAGGAAGATACAAGAATGTCAAGGATTTCAAATTCATATTAATGTCAAGAATTAGCAACGATATCCAAGTAATACATATGACAATATATATAAGCATGAAACAAGCATTGTAAAACAAAACCACAGATAGTCTTTAAACTCAGAACCTGATAGAAAAAAACTAAAACAAAATTATGGCTTAAATATTCAAGCAAAGCAtaccattgtaattttacaagtcTATCCCAGTGACAGAGGAGTACTTACTGGTCCTTACTTTTGCACGATGCAGATGAGAATTAACAACAATCATTATAGCAAGCAAAACATAACTCCTAGTTCAAAGTTTATTCCAAAAGGTAATCATATTTGCACAGTGAAAAATATGCAAGAAATGTGCTGTCATCAAAAAATGGCATTAATAAGAATAAGACAGCAAACCAACAGACAGAAGAACCTAAAACCTTGATGGTTCAAGTGCATAATTAGAAGGCAAAATACTTAGCCCCAAAACAACTACTAAGGAATCATTCTCAATGAAATAAATGAAGTTAAACAACCTCATATGTAGACTTCTGCTGTCATTCCAGGCTAGTGAAATTTGAAATACCTGTTGGCAACTGGCCTACTTCCATCAAAACCTTTTATGAACAAGATTGCCAGAGGATAATTGCATACAAAAGCATAATTTCCTTCCACATGTTTACTCTATTTTGATTATAAGATCCCATGACATTCTTCTTgcacaacaagaactttaagaacgAGATGGAAAAGCAGGTATTTTGTTTACACCAGATGCTAACATCATTGCCATTTACAGCATATACAAGTCAATCACAACTGAGAATCTATGTGAAGGAATCAGCAAGTTACAACATTAACTATAGAAACAAGACTATAATACTTTACCACTAAAAAATTGAAAAGTTAGCTCCTGAACAAAATACATGGTGAAAGCCCTTTTTTTAATCTAAAGAACCAGCACTTAGATCCTATATCACCAATTCAACAAACATTGTGAGCATGACCCCCCATTAGCACTGCTTCATGATATATCAGAAGTTCAACATATATCAGACCCCTTGATAATCTCAACTGACATAGAACTCCTTGTAATGGAAAAACACTACCCATCAGATTTATCATCTACATGAGAAGATGATAAAAAAGAGACAACTGCTTGATTAATGCAAGAAACATTCAAGAAGCAGTAGCAAATTATACTGTGTTTAGGTGAAGCAAGAGAAGATTTGGCTAATGGAGAAAACTTTGTACATATATGTGTCACATAAGTTTGATAATTCAGGTTGTCAGGGAGCAAGATACAGGTATTGTCATCATATGATAACACAGATTCATGAGCTTTTAGATTGATGGGTATATACATGATACTCTACAAACTGACAAACATGGATACCACTCAATCATGAGGCAGTAATGATTTTGTGCAAGATACGTATTATCTAATCGCATGGCACATGGCTGGAGCATCCAGGATACTAAATAACACCAATGCTATCATGGTACTTCTACAAAATAATTTGATCTTAAGTCTAAGCAGTCTTACCAACTATAAAAATTCTTCAATGGCAAAGGCTAAAGCCACATATCCCTCTTCTGTAGATGAGACTCATGAATGGAAGTTTTTTGCTACACCAAGAAACCATTGTTGACCTCAATTGGAAGGCATAGTGAAATCTGCATTATGAAAGCCAACCAATTCGAAATTGGCACCTTCAGCACAATTAAACCAGTGCAATTGGCAGCAAGCAGGTTTTACGTTCATCATGCAACTGTTAGACTTTTTTGACAAAAAAAGTCATTCTCAAAATGAGCAATTAGTGTATAGGTTCCAGACTccacattggcaagaacaaaaggttGGCCATTCTAAGCAGGTAGATGGATGTTGACATGGAATAGCATCTTTAATTTACTAAACTTAACCACTAAGGCAGAAATATTATCCTTCATACACGATACAAAGGATCTGCATAAATTCAGTCCTATCATCATATTATAAAAGACCTACAGAATCTCCAAAAGCATGTTACTGGTGGCAGTTAAAACAGGACAATTGTATTTACTTCAGTTAAAAACATCATCGCAACGAATGTTTTCTTTTCTACAGGCCAGCATGTTCACTAACAGGAGCCAATGTCACAATGGGACCTTGCTTTAGAACAATATGGTTTATAGAAATGGCATtgataatatataataaataataatcaacAAAACATCTGAAGCAATCTTTATCTAACTCAAAACAATTAGAAACAAAGAAAAAATTGGAAGTGTATTATTACTTCGCAGGATCAAAGCTTCAACCTGGTAAAAAGAGAAATCTAACACCATCTAACAGGACATCCTATACAAATCAGAAACCTAAGTCGTGTGCCACAGTTGCCACTGAAACCATGATTGTGATAGTTGATATGTTGTCAATATAACACTCCAAAAGAAATGAACTTAATTGACCAAGAAATGTAGTACGTATAAAAATCTTATACATATGATGGAAAATCTGTagaaaaattatgttcaatgttgCAACAAAAAAAGTTTCTCTTCTCACAAGCCACTAGTATAGCACAAGTAGATTGCTGGTTTCAATACAGTGTGACTAAACAATTGTTTTCTTCTCAAGATAATGATTACCCTATTCAAGTGATCTAAGCTGGCAGATCAGATTTAACAACGCATCCAAAATCCCTCATTAAATTTTTTTGGTGAAAGGATACTTACAAGAAAACGCTCATTACTAAATTATTGTCTTCCAGAAGGCATGTGATCATGATAAGTTCAGTAACATAAAGTTTACCTTTATGTTTTAAGATGCAAAAAACAACACATGGATTCTCAAAAACTATGTATACAGCATCTGCCTCAAGAATGACTAACCAAAACAGAAGATAGCACCAGAAACAAAGGTAGTGATCCTGATTGGAAGTAGAAGCCAACACAACAAAATGTTTTTGGTACAGAAGTAAATTCCATTAAGATTAGCTTGATCCTGATTCcatataaaattgttaatcatttaaTTTTAAAGTAGTAGTTTGTTTCTAAACTTTCAAAGTATATTCATCATCATTTTTTGGAACATCATTAATGATCTTTCCCTTCTTCATTATGATTCTTTTACTTCTACCCTTTCTCTGCATTCACCATAACATATTTCTTTCTGTTGTTTATGAACAGAAAAAAAAGCCAAAATATCAAAATCAGCTCACACCACTCTGTTTTAACCCATCAATAACAAAAAAACACTAAAATTCTCTTGAAGACTGAAAAGAAGCCAGCATATCAAAATCATCTCAGATCCACTCTGTTTTCAGCTGTTAATGACAAGAAACTTGATGTAAGTCTCTTAAAGATGAAAAGAAAATCTAAAGTATCAAAATCAGCTCAGACCCAGCGTTATCGCCCATCAACAACAAGAAATTTGTAATTTTCTTGATGATCTCATAGATGCTTTATTTTTATATCATAGCATCAACATCCCCCTTATGCTGCATGAATTGGCATAAGATCTCGAAAAACAACCCATGATTCTGGAGGGAGACTGAGATCATGAGATCAGTGATTAAATGGACTAAATCCTTACCGACTCACCATGTTGCTGGCAGACTGTCACAAACACAGGACAATAAGAGGATGACAAGAGAATAAAT contains the following coding sequences:
- the LOC103989367 gene encoding uncharacterized protein LOC103989367 isoform X1, which translates into the protein MASLDPFENPISSPRSSSSNPNPTLLYPFPSLTRSIHSSELPPMADHEMEVEAAQVVAEATDDEAEALEATEAPKDDESPFSADETTIATAASGDHKRKLVDLEPRDGDEEAPLKKQEVSTEAPVPVVDEPGSGDGEVAASEEVKSENAESSEPRIKDTEAVDVKTDAQKPHPDGEINGSVAIDAGKELQESETQAVGNGKVPSGQDSQTIVPPADLGTTSRKIEVPNNKVGVLIGKAGETIRYLQFNSGAKIQITRDAEADPHATIRPVELIGTLESINKAEKLIKDVIAEADAGGSPSLVARGFGTIQSGGEQFEIKVPNEKVGLIIGKGGETIKNLQTRSSARIQLIPQHLPEGDASKERTVRITGDKRQIESAKEMIKDVMNQTPRPSPLSGYSQQNYRPRGSTGMPHWGARATAPTQPAMGYEHQQRGTYPPTQTTQYPQPYGGYSQQPAPRGGFSNTGWDQRSVHNTSTGGYDYYGQGGPSAGSQAAMHNPMSGPSQAPVSYGQSQGPNYGHPTPYGQPAPTQQNYGQGYHEPRYDSQAPSQQFYGQQTMSSQPGVYGQGTAPQSGFGQQQSYIKPTYGVPPQEVPPSYGAPPPQDAPPSYGVAPRASQSGDSTYQGQAPSSYGPGTLTQQYPYGSNPPSQPAPSYNQTYGPASGAMDGYAQPPSAAYTQHGGQAAAPGYGQGGQPVAAYTQSTSQPAGYGQYASAQQGYGDPASGNVNYGYHGGSADAAYGNAIPGAGYGAPAQQPSNPSGYYDQSVAPQSGYGSQPGYTKSVSPQPGYGGQYDSAPMYAHH
- the LOC103989367 gene encoding uncharacterized protein LOC103989367 isoform X2, whose translation is MASLDPFENPISSPRSSSSNPNPTLLYPFPSLTRSIHSSELPPMADHEMEVEAAQVVAEATDDEAEALEATEAPKDDESPFSADETTIATAASGDHKRKLVDLEPRDGDEEAPLKKQEVSTEAPVPVVDEPGSGDGEVAASEEVKSENAESSEPRIKDTEAVDVKTDAQKPHPDGEINVAIDAGKELQESETQAVGNGKVPSGQDSQTIVPPADLGTTSRKIEVPNNKVGVLIGKAGETIRYLQFNSGAKIQITRDAEADPHATIRPVELIGTLESINKAEKLIKDVIAEADAGGSPSLVARGFGTIQSGGEQFEIKVPNEKVGLIIGKGGETIKNLQTRSSARIQLIPQHLPEGDASKERTVRITGDKRQIESAKEMIKDVMNQTPRPSPLSGYSQQNYRPRGSTGMPHWGARATAPTQPAMGYEHQQRGTYPPTQTTQYPQPYGGYSQQPAPRGGFSNTGWDQRSVHNTSTGGYDYYGQGGPSAGSQAAMHNPMSGPSQAPVSYGQSQGPNYGHPTPYGQPAPTQQNYGQGYHEPRYDSQAPSQQFYGQQTMSSQPGVYGQGTAPQSGFGQQQSYIKPTYGVPPQEVPPSYGAPPPQDAPPSYGVAPRASQSGDSTYQGQAPSSYGPGTLTQQYPYGSNPPSQPAPSYNQTYGPASGAMDGYAQPPSAAYTQHGGQAAAPGYGQGGQPVAAYTQSTSQPAGYGQYASAQQGYGDPASGNVNYGYHGGSADAAYGNAIPGAGYGAPAQQPSNPSGYYDQSVAPQSGYGSQPGYTKSVSPQPGYGGQYDSAPMYAHH